Within Gaiella occulta, the genomic segment CAGCTCAAGCGCGTCGTCGAGCTCGCGGGCATGCTGCCGTACTGCGACTTCTCCGAACAGGTGACGGCCGCCTCCGACGACGGCCGCCTGCGGCCCGACCTGATCGTGCACCTGCCCGGCGGCAAGCAGGTGATCGTGGACGCCAAGGTGCCGCTCGCCGCATACCTCGAGGCATGCGAGGCGAGCGACGACGCCGTGCGGGACGGCCATCTGGCGAACCATGCGCGGCAGGTGCGCGACCACGTGCAGAAGCTGTCGGCCAAGCAGTACTGGCAGCAGTTCGCCGACAGCCCCGACTACGTGATCATGTTCCTGCCCGACGAGGGGTTCTTCAGGGCGGCATGGGAGCACGACAAGGAGCTCGTCGAGATCGGAGTGCGCAACCGCGTGCACATCGCGTCGCCCACGACGCTGATCGTGCTGCTGCAGGCGATCGCGTATGGCTGGCAGCAGGAGAAGGTGGCCGAGGACGCCCGCACGGTGCACGAGCTCGGACGCCGCCTGTACGAGCGCCTCAGCGTCATGGGCGGACACTTCGCAAGCGTCGGCGCCAGCCTCGACCGGGCCGTCGGCGCCTACAACAAGACCGTCTCCTCGCTCGAGTCGCGCGTGCTGGTCACCGCCAGGGAGCTCGAGAGGCACGTGGTGTCCGACAAGGCCATCGACGTGCTCGACCCCGTCGCGTCGACGACGGTCGCGCTGGCCGCGCCCGAGGTGGCACGCGACGAGGGCCAGCCGCCCCTCGAGGTGCTTCCCGGCGACGCCACGGCCGCCTGAGCCCTGCCCGAGCGGGGGAACATCCGCCCCTCGGCGCTCGTTGTCTACCGTAGGACCGGAGCCAACGCGCATCGAACAGGAACAGAGGAGCTGAGGACGACGTGAGCGACGTACGGAACGTGATCATCATCGGAGGCGGGCCCGCCGGGTACACCGCGGCGCTGTACGCGGCGCGCGCGAACCTGGAGCCGCTCGTGATCGAGGGCTTCAACTGGGGTGGCCAGCTGATGATCACCTCGGACGTGGAGAACTACCCCGGCTACCCCGACGGCGTCATGGGGCCGGCGATGATGCAGGACTTCCGCCGCCAGGCGGAGCGCTTCGGGGCCGAGTACCTCACCGACGACGTCACGAAGGTCGACTTCTCGCAGCGGCCCTTCCGCGTGTGGGTCGGCGACGACGAGTACGCCGCCGACAGCGTGATCGTGGCGACCGGTGCGTCGGCCCGGCAGCTCGGGCTCGAGTCGGAGCTGCGGCTGCAGGGTCGCGGTGTCTCGTACTGCGCCACCTGCGACGCCTCGTTCTTCCGCGACCGGGTCGTGACGGTGATCGGCGGCGGCGACTCCGCCCTCGAGGAAGCGCTGTTCATCTCGCGCTTCGCGAGCAAGGTCTACCTCGTGCACCGGCGCGAGGAGTTCCGCGCCTCCCCGATCATGGTCGACCGCGCGAAGGCGAACGAGAAGATCGAGCTCGTGCTCAACAAGACCGTCGACGAGGTGCTCGGCGACACGAAAGTCACCGGCGTGCGCCTGCGCGACACGGTCAGCGGCGAGACGAGCGAGCTCGACACGGACGGCTTCTTCGTCGCGATCGGCCACGATCCCAACACGTCGCTGTTCCTGACACAGCTCGATCACGAGCCGGAAACCGGCTACCTGGTCACGAAGGGCAAGACGACCGAGACGAACATCCCGGGCGTCTTCGCCGCCGGCGACGTGCAGGACCACGTCTACCGCCAGGCCGTCACCGCGGCGGGGAGCGGCTGCGCCGCGGCGCTCGACGCGGAGCGGTTCCTCAGCGAGCAGCACCACGCCTCGCTGACCGCCTAGCCTCGCCAGCGTGCCCGCCCCGCGCACCGGCGGCCGGGGCGGGCACGCGGCACGCCGGGCACAGGTCGGCGAGCACACACACCTCGCAGCGCGGCGCGCGCGCGTCGCAGACACGCCGGCCGTGCCAGATCAGGAGATGGGGAAAGCGCGCCCACTCGGCCCTGGGCACGATCTTCGCGAGGTCGCGCTCGATCTTGACCGGGTCGTCGCTGCG encodes:
- the rmuC gene encoding DNA recombination protein RmuC, with product MAIVTLVIGLVLGAAGAWLLLRSASAERGRAADEATRTVLALERDLAAAQARLDASERAVDDRLREAIRAVSAEAYQQTNAALVEMAGAKLEGAVTPLKESLARVNTQVQQLESERAESYGKITQQLTDLSRRTATLATALRSPHVRGRWGEIQLKRVVELAGMLPYCDFSEQVTAASDDGRLRPDLIVHLPGGKQVIVDAKVPLAAYLEACEASDDAVRDGHLANHARQVRDHVQKLSAKQYWQQFADSPDYVIMFLPDEGFFRAAWEHDKELVEIGVRNRVHIASPTTLIVLLQAIAYGWQQEKVAEDARTVHELGRRLYERLSVMGGHFASVGASLDRAVGAYNKTVSSLESRVLVTARELERHVVSDKAIDVLDPVASTTVALAAPEVARDEGQPPLEVLPGDATAA
- the trxB gene encoding thioredoxin-disulfide reductase; protein product: MSDVRNVIIIGGGPAGYTAALYAARANLEPLVIEGFNWGGQLMITSDVENYPGYPDGVMGPAMMQDFRRQAERFGAEYLTDDVTKVDFSQRPFRVWVGDDEYAADSVIVATGASARQLGLESELRLQGRGVSYCATCDASFFRDRVVTVIGGGDSALEEALFISRFASKVYLVHRREEFRASPIMVDRAKANEKIELVLNKTVDEVLGDTKVTGVRLRDTVSGETSELDTDGFFVAIGHDPNTSLFLTQLDHEPETGYLVTKGKTTETNIPGVFAAGDVQDHVYRQAVTAAGSGCAAALDAERFLSEQHHASLTA